One Mycosarcoma maydis chromosome 9, whole genome shotgun sequence DNA window includes the following coding sequences:
- a CDS encoding septin 3, whose product MAARRRAAKKGVSFCLMVVGASGTGKTTFVNTLCESEVIGHKISDNPETAHIEEGIRIKPVHVELEEDGMRIGLTIVDTPGFGDNIDNEYAFSEIVGFLERQYDDILAEESRIKRNPRFRDNRVHALLYFITPTGHSLREIDIELMRRLSPRVNVIPVIGKADSMTLTEKQEFKKRIMEDIEHYGIPVYNFPYDVEEDDEETIADNSELRGLMPFAIVGSEEDVIVNGEPIRARKYPWGIVEVDNPKHSDFARLRSALLNTHLTDLKEITHDFLYENYRTEKLSRTVHSDYADTSIPGEELANQSVRLKEEQLKREEDKLKEIELRVQREIQEKRQELLAKEESLRNLESRLQAQNINE is encoded by the exons ATGGCCGCGCGTCGACGCGCGGCCAAAAAGGGTGTTTCCTTCTGTCTTATGGTCGTCGGCGCCTCCGGTACAGGAAAGACCACGTTTGTCAACACCTTGTGCGAATCCGAAGTCATAGGCCACAAGATTAGTGACAACCCCGAGACGGCTCACATTGAAGAGGGCATCCGCATCAAACCAGTACATGTCGAACTCGAGGAGGACGGCATGCGCATCGGACTCACCATCGTAGACACGCCCGGCTTTGGTGACAACATCGACAACGAATATGC CTTCTCCGAGATCGTTGGCTTCCTCGAGCGACAGTACGATGACATTCTTGCAGAggaatcgcgaatcaagCGTAACCCTCGTTTCCGCGACAACCGTGTCCACGCGCTTCTCTACTTTATCACACCTACTGGCCACTCGTTGCGCGAGATCGACATTGAGCTCATGCGCCGACTCTCTCCTCGTGTCAACGTCATCCCCGTCATTGGCAAGGCCGACTCCATGACACTCACCGAGAAGCAAGAGTTTAAGAAGCGCATCATGGAGGACATTGAGCACTACGGCATTCCCGTCTACAACTTCCCTTACGATGTcgaggaggatgacgaggagaCGATCGCCGACAATTCGGAACTGCGCGGCCTCATGCCGTTTGCCATTGTCGGCTCGGAGGAGGACGTGATCGTCAACGGCGAGCCCATCCGTGCACGAAAGTATCCTTGGGGTatcgtcgaggtcgacaatCCTAAGCACTCGGACTTTGCACGACTCCGATCCGCACTGCTCAACACACATCTCACCGATCTCAAGGAGATCACGCACGACTTCCTCTACGAAAACTACCGTACCGAGAAGCTCTCGAGAACCGTGCACAGCGACTACGCCGACACATCGATCCCTGGTGAAGAGCTAGCCAACCAGTCGGTCAGGCTCAAGgaggagcagctcaagcgcgaggaggacaagctcaaggagaTCGAGCTTCGTGTTCAGCGCGAGATCCAGGAGAAGAGGCAAGAGTTGCTCGCAAAGGAAGAGAGCTTGAGGAATCTCGAGTCGCGTTTGCAGGCTCAGAACATCAACGAGTAA
- a CDS encoding nucleoside-triphosphatase (related to FAP7 - involved in the oxidative stress response): protein MVRSFPNIVITGTPGTGKSTHSSLLASSYSPSGSSCHPLRQIDVGVLVKKEGFYTEYLEEWQSYEVNEDQLLDHLEPLTGTKAPEPLDAEEFDQAELTQAKQQGDEGEERGGLVLDWHTCDVWPERWVDLVVVLRCDHGVLWQRLEKRGYPLKKIQENNEAEIMGVVADDARSSYPAEAIVELQSQESGDVEENVERIIQWIHAWRQARGLE from the exons ATGGTGCGCTCGTTTCCTAACATCGTCATCACGGGGACCCCCGGTACGGGCAAATCCACACACTCGTCGTTACTCGCCTCGTCGTACTCTCCGTCCGGCTCGTCCTGCCACCCACTGCGTCAGATCGACGTTGGAGTGCTCGTGAAAAAGGAAGGCTTCTACACCGAGTATCTGGAAGAATGGCAGAGTTACGAAGTGAACGAAGATCAGCTGCTTGACCACCTGGAGCCGCTCACCGGAACCAAGGCGCCAGAACCATTGGACGCGGAAGAGTTCGATCAGGCCGAACTGACGCAGGCAAAGCAACAGGGTGATGAAGGCGAGGAGAGGGGCGGCTTGGTCTTGGATTGGCATACGTGCGATGTGTGGCCCGAACGATGGGtcgacttggtcgtcgTGTTGCGCTGCGACCATGGTGTGCTTTGGCAACGTCTGGAAAAGAG AGGTTACCCACTGAAAAAAATTCAGGAGAATAACGAGGCCGAAATCATGGGCGTGGTCGCCGACGACGCACGCTCCTCCTACCCCGCAGAGGCAAtcgttgagctgcaaagTCAGGAGTCGGGCGACGTCGAGGAGAACGTCGAGAGAATCATTCAGTGGATTCACGCTTGGAGACAGGCTCGTGGCTTGGAGTAA
- a CDS encoding putative nitrilase, whose product MSDTNDEVVLCCVQDSPVSFDLAASLDKLTKLAREAASKARAAASSSSTPIVVLFPEAFLSAYPRGLDFGAKIGHRTAEGRSWFARYHASSVPVCDTNGPEMTVIRNAAMENRITLVVGVIERCDRPETGKKRHEYGSSVAGGTGSIYCTALTISETGEVLASHRKLMPTGTERLVWGQGDGEGVRIATTRAGAVGAVICWENYMPLLRTAMYERGVEIYCAPTADSRTTWTSSMQHIAMEGRCYVISCNQFNTRSDYPEDYPALNDLKPDDIVTRGGSVIVGPLGEILAGPLFDEAGILVARVKKNELVEAKMDFDVTGHYARNDVLRLQFNDKSG is encoded by the exons ATGTCAGACACAAACGACGAGGTCGTTCTTTGCTGCGTCCAAGACAGCCCTGTCTCGTTCGACCTGGCCGcttcgctcgacaagcttaCAAAGCTCGCACGCGAGGCAGCGAGCAAAGCTCGGGCAGCCgcatcttcctcttcgacgCCCATTGTCGTACTCTTTCCCGAGGCGTTCCTGAGCGCTTACCCTCGAGGACTTGACTTTGGTGCCAAGATTGGACACCGTACCGCCGAGGGACGAAGCTGGTTCGCGCGATACCATGCCTCCTCTGTGCCAGTGTGTGATACGAACGGCCCAGAGATGACCGTGATCAGGAACGCAGCCATGGAAAATCGAATCACGCTCGTGGTTGGTGTGATTGAACGATGCGATCGACCTGAGACAGGTAAGAAGCGACACGAGTACGGAAGCAGTGTTGCTGGTGGAACGGGCAGCATCTACTGCACTGCCCTGACGATTTCGGAAACGGGAGAGGTGCTGGCTTCTCACAGGAAGCTCATGCCAACCGGTACTGAACGATTGGTGTGGGGACAaggcgatggcgaaggTGTCCGAATTGCAACTACTCGAGCTGGAGCGGTTGGCGCCGTCATCTGCTGGGAG AACTACATGCCCTTGCTACGAACCGCAATGTACGAGCGTGGCGTTGAGATCTACTGTGCGCCTACCGCCGACAGTCGAACGACATGGACGTCAAGCATGCAGCACATAGCAATGGAGGGCCGCTGCTACGTCATCTCGTGCAACCAATTCAACACGCGCTCCGATTACCCAGAAGACTATCCGGCGCTCAACGACCTCAAGCCTGATGACATCGTGACACGAGGTGGTAGTGTCATTGTCGGTCCTCTCGGCGAGATCCTTGCTGGGCCGCTGTTCGACGAGGCTGGTATTCTAGTGGCCAGGGTCAAAAAGAACGAGCTGGTGGAAGCCAAGATGGACTTTGACGTTACAGGACACTATGCACGCAATGATGTTCTGCGCTTGCAATTCAACGACAAAAGCGGCTAG